The Leptodactylus fuscus isolate aLepFus1 chromosome 1, aLepFus1.hap2, whole genome shotgun sequence nucleotide sequence aggatgttctgcttcacctcaattgagagttcctttgaccacatgttgtctggtcacagcaacagcttccaaatgcaaaaccacacacctggaatcaaccccagaccttttaactacttcattgattacaggtttacgagggagacgccttcagagttaattgcagcccttagagtccattgtccaattacttttggtcccttgaaaaagaggaggctatgcattacagagctatgattcctaaaccctttctctgatttggatgtggaaactctcatattgcagctgggagtgtgcactttcagcccatattatatatataattgtatttctgaacatgttttagtaaacagttaaaataacaaaacttgtgtcactgtccaaatatttctggccctaactgtatatgggGAACCCAGCCCCACACATTTTTAATGTACCTAGTCACACCACCACTGTTTTAACAgtccttataaataatattttaaaaaaatggaacaaCTCTTATTTCGGGCCAAGTTCACATATTCCTCGATCCTTTCAGGGATCTGAGAAATCAAATTATCCTATGAGTGTACACTTGgctgtaaaaaagaaaaagcacTTCTTTCACAGCTGAGTAAAGGTCCCTGAGTGAGGTAGGTAGATAGAGAGCTACTAGTccacgggctagctagggaaacagggaggggtgtgagagagggggatcatgggagttgtaggctaggACAGCAAGAAGCTAGgtggaagcatgtaaacaaatgtagagaaTGTCAGGTGGTCCCAGAGAGAGCCATAaaacactcaaaacactgctaaaggtattttggtgcaattaaTAACCCATTAAAAGCACTAAAATACCCTTTTTATAAAaagttttttgcctggaaaacccctgggctgggcggtaaggaacaccccctcacagtacagagctacgaaCAGTAATGTGAGACTGTCATAGACGCCCTTCTGAaattgaagagctacagtaatggcacagatagctcttcacctggggcaaagaacgggaaagccaatatcAGTGCACTGTAGGTTTTCTAGCAGTGTCTTACAccgcatgaaaggtcctctttgagatCAAACATTACGAAGGTCCAGACCAGACTGAAATGTTGCATGCATATCAATCTACATTCCATAACTATATTGTTCTTTACCATGGAATATGGCGTTGTGATGTGAAACAATCTTGTGAACACTTCATATGTcttggaaaaatgaaaaataaagagcACATTTCAATTCTGGCTGAAAAGACAAAAAGTGTGTGCTGTTGTCTTTACATACTGGAACAAAGATCCGACATATTGGAGTTCACATTTATTTAATTGAGCTGACTTTCAGTTTCTGTTATTTTGCGACCAGATGCCCAGCCCCATTgcctgggatatatatatatatatatatatatatatatatatatatatatatatatatatatacatatatatataattttttatttttttttttaaaccagaggcAGAGGGAaccttaaaataaaataataataaaaagttaggTTCACACCCGCTCCTATTCTATGTTCGTTGTTTCAGTCCCTGAATCCACTCaaaaatgcagagataaaagtcctgcaagcaggattttttttttgggtggaaaccaaagggaaacctggtggaccccattacagtctaaggGGTCTGTGGGTAACAGCTTTTGAAGCGGaataggtttctgttctttgggaccGCATACAGACCTGAAGATTAGAAACTCAGGTACAAAAGTGAAACTAGAGAAagttacagtatatactcgaatataagccgacccgaatataagccgaggcccctaattttaccacaaaaaacagggaaaacttattgactcgagtataagcctagggggggaaatgcagcagctactggaaaatttcaaaaattaaaatggtcggaatttttgggtgcagtagatgctgggtgatgcgaaaggggagggggcgttttggttgtctgtctgccccttccctgagcttgaggactgagtttttcttcccccacttggaattcagcctggctgaatatagggtatctgcagtgctccttttaacccctttcagacggaacaggagcactgcagatcccctatattcagtagattgagcactttcagacacagggatacctaatgtgtatgtgtttttctacttttgtatgttttctaaggaaaggagtgatttagaactttacatctttttttttttgcactattttataggagattctatacattgatattgtggtcgttccttttttccgtgagggggcggattctgagctgGATTTGGCATCCTGACTGTTGTTTAACAAACAATTAATGTAATATGGAAAATTACCATTCAGGATACTGAGAATCATCCTTTAGCTTAACATCTGAACCAGACTTGTATATATTCACTCCCATCGCATGTGTCGTCAGGATAGCTGGGTCTTTACATACTTCAGGTCCTTTTTGAGCCTCTTTAACAAATCCTTTTCCCTTTCCTTTAACAACTGTGAAGAAAGGCACATGGTCACTTCTAAGAACGATTTCTAATAAATGAGAATGTGATTCCCTTGAGGTCATAATGTAAATATGGTTTATAACTCATCATATGCATAAAATATTCACAATTAAATATCGTATTAGTACATTTGATTAATATTCTGCAATGCGGCTCtgctttcatgaaaatcagtgttttattcttctGCAAATTTATTGAAAAGGGCTTTGGGGTGGGGGAAAATAAAGAGATGACTGTGCATACAatttctaaagtgctgcggaatatgttggtgctgtataaataaaaagtattcttATTATCAACATCCCTCTCtgctcatttcagtgggagtagCGAATACAATTGAGCGATTGTCAGATCTCCCAtagaaacaaattaaaaaaaaaaaggtgaaataaCGGATATCATGAGAGAAACCTTATGGATCTATTATAAGTCAAAGTGGTCTGCTGCTTTGAGGTCTGTTTGTCAGCACTCTGTCCATTTTACTTTTCTGTGATAAAACATGAGACGAAAtggccaaagcagatgtgaacagagcctaacaaaATGCTAACATGTACATCAGAGGTAGTGCTGCTGCATTCTGCATTTCAGTTATTTGTTCACTTTTTACATAGTGGCTTCTCTTTGGGAAAGAAATATACAGACCCTGCACAGCATGAATATGGCCATCGGAAAGCAGGGTGGGTTTACACTACCGTTACTCAAAGCTCTTTGCTCTCATCCaccacaggatgagagcaacggccattaaatgacagatgcagacggGGCCCCCTCCATCGGGTCTATAAACATTCACTTGtcgcattttttaaaacttttctgatggaagaacaAGTCGTGCacgtaggactttttcttcctttacaaaagtaaacaaacataaatgtgtctggcctggttcacatctgcgttcggcgttccatttggagagtccgcttggggacccccctgaacggaatacagaacgcattgaaaagcacacggaccccataaactgtaatgtctacttcaagaactacttttctctccgcatgacttaaGCGGACACTGTGcgaaaaacacacggatcccattacagtttatggggtccatgtgctttcattgctcaccacttgtcaatgcatttggtattattttcaggaaggggggggagtCCCCCAAGTGGAATGCAAtaatgaatgcagatgtgaacaaggcctaagtgtCAACGGGAACAGACACAGATGGAGGGTACTTCATTACTCTAGGATGGACAACAGCAACAGACTGTATATaggtagtgtgaatgctgcctgtaAACCCTCCTGTGGTCTCCTCAAGAAGTACAGGTTGTCTGGTGAGATGGCCATAATGAAAGCTCAATGTGGCACAatgtgaggagggggcagagcaagGTGACATCAAGGTGAAGCATATATGATCGCCCCATTACAAAGTATTGTGCTACACATGGCAGTTCTGACAGCACCATCACCCCTATATCTATATACAACCCCTCAACATTAACATCTTGAGTAAAGAGCCCCTCCAAGGTCGTATCGTAAAGCAATGCCCTACTTTACAGCAATTTGTCACTATGACACCTAGACACGGTCTCTTCTCACCCGGCTTCTTGGCATAGCCCCGTAGTTGTGCTGCACCGGGCCGGCTGATGAGAGTGCCCACTGCCCGCAGAGCCAGTCTACCAGCCATCTCCAACGTGCTGTCAGTTCCGGGGCACTAGGCCGCAGTGCACCATGGGACATGTAGTCCCCTCCGCCCCACGCTCCACCTTTCCGCCCCTGTGAAGTATGAAAATACTGTCCGCTGCTCTACTAGCCAGTCACGCCATTGGAGTAGACAGCTCTTCTGTAGTCCGGTTCCTGCCTGTTACATAGTTTCCTCTCATAAAGCTTCTCTCCTAGCCCTGTACCATACTCCCTGGTGaaaactacacctcccagcggCCACTCCGTGCAGACTGCTGGGGTAGAACACGGGCAACTCGCAAGTTACTATGAACGGAAGTGGGGGGAAGCGGAGGACTTGACATAGCTTCAGGGGTGCATAACATAGTTATAACAGGAAGAGATGTTGGGAGGTGTAATGGCAGGGTCCGTGCAATGTGGCGCTGAAAAATGAGTCTACTATAGGCAGTCGTGTGGCACTGGACTTTATTCCAACTACAGGCGCCACGTTGCGTCCCTGCAAGGAAACGATGGAAAACGGGATGGACTTCCAAAGGCAGACGCCTCCGTTGCCCTCTTATCTCCCGGGGAACTTTCTTGAAGCTCCTCAGATGGACTTAGAGACACAGGACAGTCATGAACAATGCAGCGGCACCCTAGACCAGGGCTCCATAGACAGTAGAGCGCCCCCACGTGTTGATAGTTGCCCAGACATGGACACAAGACCTCCCCTGGAGGCCCAGCAGGACCCAGCAGCACAGGAGAGTGCCTTCCACATGCAAGAGCTTCTGAGTCAGCTGCCTACCTTATCCTGTCCCTCTAATGGAAATCACTATGAAGAGGAGTCATGCCCCCATGAATGCCAGCCGTGCCTACTACATATTGCCATGGGCAAGGGCCTCACACACACTCTGCGCCAGTTGTCGGAGTCCAGCAATGTACCAGATAGCAGTCATGGACTCTTTCTGACAGACAGCGACAAAGAAGGCGAGACGTTCACCCTCTTCCAGTGTGAGGAGGGCACTTTATCAGTAGGAGATATTAGGACTCCCCTGGCCAGGCTGGAGGGTATATCTAGCACTGAGCAGTATACGGCGGATGTGAAGCTGGTGGAAGAGGAGTTATCATCTCTATCTTCTGGATTCAGCAGAGAAGACTCTTCATGTAGCCTGGTAGATCAAGAACCTGAGCTGCCCACCCGTAATGTCCAGGAGGTGAGAGGAGTCTCCTTTAGTATTTCTCCTAAGTAACAGGACAACTTGTACCACTCTATGCTCTTGGGTGGCTTGGAAATCTTGCACTTCAGTTGCAATATTGCAAAAAAATGAACAGGAAACCTTGTGCAACTCAGAGAATAGTCATCGGAGAGTAGCTGTGGCGTAATATATACAAAGTACATTGCAAGTTGACTTTGCACGTTGTTGGGTGAAATGGCTGTCAGCTGGAATTAACTGATAGGCAGGGCCAGTTTTAATATTAGCAACGTGTGAGCTAAAAAGTCCAACTTTTGTACTAACATGGTAGTGTCTTATTGGAATGATTTGGTTGCATGATATCAAAACTTTGCAGTTATTGTTAACTTTTACTTGTGAGGCCAGTATTACCACAGCTCACATGGTATTGACCAGCTGGGGATGCTGTTAGTAGAGGTCCTCATGCCCAATTGGGCCAAGATTTGCAGCCATAATACAGCTGTAAAAATGTGCTTATATTACACTTGCTTCAAAATGGCTTTATGCTTCAGAATCaaaataaggctgggttcacactaccaccgctgtccgAATCGGGGGTTCCATCGTAAGCCCCAGGGAGACTGGACAGGGGGCGGTTTGCCGGAGtttagctttaaaacccattcatttgaatgggtttttaaaggtgactgcgggtggccgtatgcggcctctccacctggtaacagttgtttttttttttttttttgttgtacatgcaggactttgtgcccgtgCGAAAAAATAAGATTTCCAGGCGCAGAGGCCGTATATGGACACCGGCAGTCACCTTGGTGTTAATGGTTATTAAAGCTGACCgtcggcaagctgtcccctgtccagttttttcCCAGGGTTTACAAAACCACGGGGCGGCCAGCAGTGTGAACACCGCTTCAGTTATGTGGTACATCTTTTCCATTGACCTACTGGGTTGCAGGGCTGTCTCAAAAAGGTTGTCTGGGCTCCACAGTTTTGGCAGAAGAAAAGGGTATCAACATATTCTCATGCAACTCTAGGTGTCATAGTTCTGCGTAAATTGTGTGCTATGCTGTTATCATATCTAGAGTTATTGTTTTGTATGGATATGATCCTTGAAGCACTTTTTTTTAGAGACATGAtcattttccaactttttttcttccttataatttttatttttcttcttccaCAGACATTACCACTTTCTCCAAGTTCTCCATCACttccaaaaggtatgtgtgacAAAAACATTTGGATTTGACATATAGCTAAAATGCAGGTGCGTTTTAGCAACTATATTATGGCTACAAGACCAGAATAGATGTAGTTTCACCAAACTGAAGTGCTACCttagatatttaaagggattctaccattaaacctatttttttttgtggataagacgtcggaatagcctttagaaaggctattcgtctcttacttttagacgtggtctccgccatgccgttccttagaaataccacttTTTactagtatgcaaattagttctcccgcagtgatgggggcgggccccagcgctcaaacagcgatgagggtgtcttcaccgctgccagagaagtgtctccaagcaccgcctccttcttcgtccgccgcgtcatcttcaatatcTTCCGGCCCAGGCTCGAAACTTctagcagactgcacaggcgcacaggtcacaggaaaatggccgcttgcacagtattgttagcggccattttcccctggcctgtgcacctgcgcagtctgctctgctaggttacgagcctgtgccggaagaagacattgaagatggcgCGGCGGactaagaaggaggcggcacttggagacacttctctggggacgccttcatcgctgtttgagcgctggggcccactcccatcgctgcgagagaactcatttgcataccggtaaaaaatggtatttctgaggaacggcgcggcggagaccacatctaaaggtaagagacgaatagactttctaaaggctattccgacgtcttatccacaaaaaaaaaaaaagttttaatggtagaatccctttaatatgagtAAAAGTGCAAGCAGTGTATACGTGAGGAAGGGGGTTTGATCGTATCGATTAGTTTCAGAGTTTGTCTATTAATATTGAGTTATAGGGGTTCAGTGggaattttcttttctttcagtAGCAGATTGGTGGTTGTCTGT carries:
- the MRPL54 gene encoding large ribosomal subunit protein mL54, coding for MAGRLALRAVGTLISRPGAAQLRGYAKKPVVKGKGKGFVKEAQKGPEVCKDPAILTTHAMGVNIYKSGSDVKLKDDSQYPEWLFQLDLGPPKSLAERSPDTPQYWKLLRKLHMWRNNRLAKVKKY